The sequence AAATAAAATCAGTAATATTGAAACACTTGCTGATTTAAGCAATTTAAAAGAACTTGGTCTTTGGAAAAATCAAATTAGCGATATCACACCGCTTTGGCAATTAACAAATTTGACTAAACTTAATATTCAAGAGAATAAAATAATTGATATCAAAGCGCTTGCTAATTTAACCAACTTAACTTATCTAAATGCAGCAGGTAATCCCATACAGAATAAAACCTGTCCCGTTAAACCAAAATCTATATGCAAATTTTAGTTAAAATTAACCTACCACAATTATTCTCCTCGATTTGCATAATAGGATTGCTGTGGACTAAAAAATAGCGATCGCCATGACAAGCAGTGGTGAATATAATTCGTAATTCGTGAGAATACAGCAGTTTTAGAATAAATCAAATCAAAACCTTACAGATACTGACATCTATCCGATAAAAATCAAATTCAGTATATGTAAAAGCAATGGAACACAACCTTTATCCAATATCCAAAACTAAACAAAACTTACCATAATTAATCTGTAAAACCCGAAAAGTTAATATATGTAATTGAAACAACTCAGTTCCTTTTTACATAATCGACAATAAACCGGGTTTCTGAAAAAATATCAACTTAAACCTACCGAACAAGCTGAACTGATTCCAACCAATTTTCCCAAACTTCAACGGCTTTCTCTTGTAAAAGATGACCATATTTAACAGTATCGGCACGTAATTGCTTAACGCTGATACCGGGAGTAGAATTAATTTCACAAGCATGACCAATAAACCAACGTTCTAATCCTGTCTGAGTGACTTCTGGATGAAATTGCAACCCCATGCTGGCTTTACCCCAAGAAAATGCCTGATTTTCATATAACGAACTTGAAGCCAAACGGGTAGCACCTTGAGGTAGATCGAAGGTATCACCATGCCAATGAAGTACGGGAGTATTTTCTACATCTAAGTTAATCAAAGGTGAATTTTTACCTGTTTGGCTTAAGTGAATATTAGACCAGCCAATTTCCTTTTGTCCTCCAGGATAAACTCTCGCTCCTAAAGCTCTAGCCATCAATTGAGCACCCAAACAAATACCAAGTGTAGGTAAATCGGCTTTCAAACGCTGTTCTAATAAACGTAATTCATCAACTAGGAAAGGATAGTCTTGTTCATCATAAGCACCAATCGGACCTCCCAAAATAATTAACATATCTTCAGTAGGAGAAATATCGGTCAAATTATCTACTGCCGCTTCCAGATATTTAATTGTGTAACCTTGTCTTTCAAGAGCTATTTCGAGAGTACCTAAATCTTCAAAGGCTATATGTCTAATAACTGTTGCGCTTTTCATCACTAATTACTCCAGAATAATGTTTTTAAATCAAAAATAGTTTGTTACTGGACTTCGTAAATTAAGATATTAATTGATAATCGGCAAATATTTGGAAAGCACCACAGACTTCAAACACACCAGCCTTTTCAAACATTCTTAAAGTTGGACTAGCCGCTTGTTTTACACCAGCAGCAACATCACTGGGTACAAAAACTTCTTGCAAAATACCTTTAGCATCAACATCGCTAAAATCTAAAGCTTTAAGAACGTTGTATTCCACATCATAATCTGGCCCCAAGAAAGCCCAAACCAGACGGGGTAAAATTTTAATCATTTCCTGCTTTTCTAAAGATGATAGATTTTGCCACAATAAAGGAAATAAGGCTTGAAAATAAGCACCGTGTAATGCTTCATCCGCTGCATGGTCGCCAATTACATTTCTCACAACATCAGCTACATTGGGGTCGCTAGGAACTTGTTTTAATACCTTTGTTACCAAGGTTTCGGAAATAGTCACAAAAAATAATTTAATTAAATCAGGTGATAATTTAGATTGATTTTCTCTAATTATATTTTCAATAACTTTTTCAAAAATAGGACGACCAAGAATAGAATCCCCTAGCGAAAATGTTTCCTTAACTTGGGTAGAAAAAAGCTCTACAAATAAAGCATGACCACCTTCATCACAATAGATTTTTAAAGCATCATTACGTTGTTGAACATTTAAGTTAATTGGCGCACTTCCTAGAGATAAAGCACTACAAACAGGATTAACATGATTTAACTCTAAGAGTGTAGTAAATTGAAGATGCGCTAAAAGTCGATAAGCAAGAACGGTCATCCAAAGATTACTATCTTGAGCAATAACGGAATGATTTGCTAAAGGAACTAAATCTGGGGAGAAAGGTAAACCAACAATAGAATCTTGACGCATTGGTTTGCTTCTAATCCAACTTTTCTCATTCCAACCACTAAATAATCTAGATTCTTGCTCGGAATAATTAATTTTTAATGCTGCTTGTTGTCCGTTCATGATTTAAACTCCTCTGCGATTAATTTGCTGTGTTCTGTACTTATTATTGACTGGAAATCGAGATATTTAATTAGCTTAGTCTGAAATATTTATTTAAAACTACTTAAACTTGAATGAGAAAATTTTATGAAATTCTCAGCAATAACTAATCTTTTTTTTGAACTATTTATTAGTATCTTTGACGTTTCCAGTTGGATTGAAACCGTATCTCGTCGGTAAACGTTGTGGCGTTAGCCATATAAAAGTACGAATAGCCCCAGCCCCCAATTATGGGGGAGAAATATATCTTAAAGTCCCCCAAACGTCGTGGATTTAGGGGGCTGCTGTTAGATAGTAATAATAAATTCGTATCTCAATTGAGCAACG comes from Rivularia sp. PCC 7116 and encodes:
- a CDS encoding glutamine amidotransferase, which codes for MKSATVIRHIAFEDLGTLEIALERQGYTIKYLEAAVDNLTDISPTEDMLIILGGPIGAYDEQDYPFLVDELRLLEQRLKADLPTLGICLGAQLMARALGARVYPGGQKEIGWSNIHLSQTGKNSPLINLDVENTPVLHWHGDTFDLPQGATRLASSSLYENQAFSWGKASMGLQFHPEVTQTGLERWFIGHACEINSTPGISVKQLRADTVKYGHLLQEKAVEVWENWLESVQLVR
- a CDS encoding diiron oxygenase; this translates as MNGQQAALKINYSEQESRLFSGWNEKSWIRSKPMRQDSIVGLPFSPDLVPLANHSVIAQDSNLWMTVLAYRLLAHLQFTTLLELNHVNPVCSALSLGSAPINLNVQQRNDALKIYCDEGGHALFVELFSTQVKETFSLGDSILGRPIFEKVIENIIRENQSKLSPDLIKLFFVTISETLVTKVLKQVPSDPNVADVVRNVIGDHAADEALHGAYFQALFPLLWQNLSSLEKQEMIKILPRLVWAFLGPDYDVEYNVLKALDFSDVDAKGILQEVFVPSDVAAGVKQAASPTLRMFEKAGVFEVCGAFQIFADYQLIS